A region of the Flavobacteriaceae bacterium MAR_2010_188 genome:
TTCTACGGAAACATCAAAAGCCTGGCGAATTAACTTTTTATCTTCAACCGTAAGCGTTTGATAACTTACTTTTAGAAGCTCTTTATAGGCCTTGGCAATTGCAGAATTTTCTTTTTCAATCTCGACTTCGGACATAAAACTAATGTAACAATAACAATTTTAATGGGCAATATTTATACCGAATTAATCGACTAACAAAGATGTCTGATGTTGTCAATTAAGAAGTCAATTATTGAACTTTTAATTTGAAGAATTTAAAGTTTTGAGAAAGGAAAAATGGACTATTTACTCCGATCCGTTTGTCGATTGATCTTACGGATAGCCTGTTCAATGGATTTCTCTGGTTCTATGATATTATATTCTCCCCAGAATTCGGGATCTTGAAAACCTGAGGCTTCATCTGCCAAAATTACCGAAGGTCTAAGTTGGTTTTTAACTTTATTGGTATCTGTAGAATTCATTTCCCAGTCCGTTATGACCATTTCAGAATTTAAGGTATATACACTGTTGAACAATTTCCCTTTCCAGTCTACCTTAAAAGTAAGTTGAATGTTGCTGTAACCATAATACCATTTACCATCTTTGTTTTTGTAATCGACCCTATACTTTGCTTCAGTTGGAAAAACACTTACTCTTCTAGGTTTTCTCTGCACAAATAAATTGGCAGCTAATTCTTCGTTTTCTACATTAAGATCATAAATTGCACTGTTTAGTGCATAAGTCGCTGCATCCACATAAATTTTTCCAAAGTAAAGTGGAGACAAAATCTGAGGCTTTTGTTTGAAACTGATTACGTAAACCAATCGATTGTCAATTCTGGTAGAGTTCTCCATCTTAAAATCATACACATCGAGAAAATCATCGCTAAAGACAAACTCTTGATATTTGATGAGGTCGGAATATAAGGTGTTGAAAGGGCCTCCCTGCAATTTCAGCGCAATGGTATCTAGTTTTGAATAGTTGGTGCTCTTTCTAGATTTTAACAAGATAACTTTATCGGTTCTGTCGGAATTGTAAGGCTGCTTATAAACATCTACAACTGCTTCTGCCAACGAGGCATTTTGCCTTCTTTTTTTTATGGTTTCTCGGTAGAAGGCGGTCATGAGTGTGCTCTGGTTTAGATAATTAATATCTTTGCGCTTTAGCATTTCCGTGACAATTTCTCCGGCAGATTTCGGTATGTTAATATTTACCTCGCCCAAATTGGTAACCAGTCTAGTTAATGAAAACTTGTTATCCTCTTTTTTCAACTCAGAAATCTTGACCGTTAATTTTTCGAAACCCAAATAGCTAATGATAAGATTTCGGTCTAAGTATTCGTTCGGGATTTTAAGAAGAAATTCACCTTCAGTATTTGTAACGGTTCTAATATTGGTATTCTCGATTTCTAAATCTGCAAAAACCAATTCGTCGCCATTTTCCGCATCTTCAATTTCTCCTGTAAATTCAGTGTAAGATTGGTCGCTCTCAGTATTTTGAAACAAGGCAAAAGATTGGCAAGATACACCCAAAATTAATACTAAAGTTATCAGTAAGAGTTGAGATTTTATGTTGAATCTAATGCGGATGAATTTCATATTAAACAATTGAGATTAGCGAATGACGTAGGTTAAGATACTAAAAACCAATGAGCTTAATCCGCCAATAATTGTTAATTTTTGTTGAGAAAACTACAATTCGAAAGCATTATTATTTACAAAGAATATCGAATTAACCAGGAACAGCTTTCCGTTTTCCCAAAAGCTTCTAAACAATACATCATCCACAAAATAGATAAAGCTACCGCTCCCCATTCGTTCCTCACCAAAGACCACAGTTTCTCCTAAATTCTTGATTGCTTCGGAGCCAGTAAAACCCGAAACGCTTTTAGCTCCTTCAGCTAAATACCCAACGTTGTATCCACGATCCAAAAGACTATAAGAATCGTTTCCAAGTTTTAAGGTGAAATAGTAATCAGGGTAGCCAAATGCCATTGGGTGGGTATTATCTAATTTCGTTTTAAAAATTGCTCCGGTTATCAGGTTTTTGGCGTATTCTCTTTCTCTATCTGCGTACGGAACAAGATTTTTGGTTGAATCTTTTTTGTCTTCATCAGTTTCAGGTTTTTTCTTGTTCTTCAAATTGAAACCTTCTTTGTCCACAAACGAATTTAATGCGCCATCAATGGCGACAAGTTTTCCGCCACCTTTTACAAAATCCTTAATTTTTTCCATTATTGGCTCTTTCATTAAACCGCCGTAATATCCGTTTGGCATAATCAGGACGTTGTATTTTCCTAAATCAACATCATCTAAATCATCCGTATTTATGGATGTTACTGGATATTTTAACTGTTGTTCAAAAAAGTGCCATAACGCGCCATAGCTTAATGATGACGTATATTTCCCAGAAAGCATTGCAACTTTCTGTTTGTTTATCAGTTTTATATCTGGCGAACCAAAATCTGGACCCGCAGTAGCAAATCCGGAAGTCGCAGCATGCAGGGTTCTGTTGTGTGCATTTGCGATGCTTACCAATTTGCTATCAAAATCCTCAATTTTTTTATTATCTCCTCTTGTTATAATCAATGAACCTCGGTTAAAGGCAACGCCATCTGAAGAAAAAGGCTTTTCTGTAAAACGTACCCTAAAATCTGAATTTACCAACTCTGCCAAAAACTTGCCGTCGTTCAACGAGGTCCAATTTAAAATGTAGGCAGTAGAGCTTTTATTTTCAGAATTAATAACTGAATTTACGGTTGTGGTTTGAGTGCCAATGATTTTCTCGCTTTGTATGCCGTCCAATCCATAGGCATATGGTAAACTCCAAGCTGTAATATCGTAAGTTAAAGAATCGCTGAGCATAGCGTCTGGTTCAAAAAGAACTTTTACCATTTTTCCTTTTGGTTGATCAACACTTACCACTAAATCGGCCGAAGTAGTTTCAAACGAACCTGATTTATTAGTGGAATAGTTGTAACCAGTAGATTTTCCTTTTGAAGAGAAGCCATATTTAATCTCGTGACGTTTCAACAAATCTGCGACCGCAGCGATCTTATCCGGATTTCCTCTTAAAACGTAACTTCTATTTTTTAGAGAGCTCGTATCAAAAAAGTTTTTGAATTGGGTATTTAATTGTTCAACATTTTGAGAAGCAACTTCAACGGTAGAAAGCCCAGTTGTGGTATGATGAGCAACCCGATCCTTTAAGGAGAGTTCAACGCCTTCATCTGTAATAATCCCCAAACCGCCACGTCCGTGACCAGCTTGCTCAAAGGTCATCCCAATTGCTCCCATATACATTGGGTAGGTATCGCCATAACTCGGGTAAAGTAAATCGAATCGTTCTTTGGTAAAATATAACCAGCCATTTTTATCAAAATAAGAAGCGTTGTTCTTACCGATTTTTGTCTGGAATTCTCGCTGCCAATCAGTGATGATTTCGTGATATGGTTCTGCGGCTGGTGCAAAATAATAAGGTGCGTTGATGCCTTGTTCATGAAAATCTACATGAACTTGTGGCAACCATTTATTGTAAATTTTTAGTCGAGATTGAGATTCTATCTGGGTTGCCCATGCCCAATCGCGATTTAAATCGAATAGATAATGATTCGGTCTCCCGCCCGGCCATGGCTCATTATGTTCGCTCGCTTGTGGATCTGTATCGTAAGGGGTGCTTTTGGTTTCATTATACCAATTTGCGTAACGATCTCTACCATCCGGATTGATACAAGGGTCAATGATGACCAAAACATTTTTTAGCCATTCTTGTTTTTCTGTGAGTAACTTATAAAGAGTATTCATAGAAGCTTCGGTGCTTGAGGCTTCATTTCCGTGCACATTATAACTTAACCAAACGATTGCCACTTCGTTAGAAGATGGGCTACCATCTAATAGACCAGCTCTTTTTAGGTTATTCTCACGAATAGTTTCAATATTCCGCATATTTTCTTCAGAAGAAACGTAGGCAACATATAACGGCCTTCTTTCATAAGTTTCACCATAATTTACAAGCTTTACTTGATTCGGCATTTCTTCGGCAACCTCTTTAAAATAATCTACAACCTGACTGTGTCGGCTAAATTGAGTCCCGATTTCGTAGCCAAGAAAATCGCTCGGAGAAGTTATAGATTGTGAAAATGTTGGTGATAAAGAGAAAAAGTAAAGGGTAAGGACGAATAGAAATGACTTCATTTAAAAAATGTTTTAGTATGAAGTAAAGATAGAAACCGCTGATGAATTAACTAAAAATTAGTACTTAAAAAAAATTTAAGATTCTATATTTACCGTCCACTTAAAAACCAACTATGCCGTCGGACAGTATTCCTTTTAAGGAGACAAATTATTTTTCTCAAATTATTTGCGATTACTTAGATGAAAAGCCCGAACTGAATCCTTTCTATAATCAGTTTCCTCGATTAGAAAATTTTAAACTTCAAATTGAAGAAAAAGCCAAAAATTATGACCAAGAATTCCGTGAGGTCCTGGTTAAGAGCTTACATAATCAGTACCGCGATGTTTCCACTTCGGATTTAACCAAAAGCCACATAGAATCTTTAAGTAATAACAATACTTATACGATAGTTACTGGGCATCAGTTAAATCTTTTTACGGGTCCACTTTACTTTTTTTACAAGATTATTTCTACCATCAACCTTTGCAAGATTTTAAAGCTGAAATATCCGACTTCCAATTTTGTACCGATTTATTGGATGGCGACCGAAGATCATGATTTTGAAGAAATCAACTATTTTAATTTTGAAGGCAAAAAGGTTCAGTGGAACCGCGATGCTTCTGGTCCTGTTGGTCACCTAAAGCTACTTGGTTTGGATGAAATCTTCAAAGTTTTTTCTAAACATTTAAATGACTCTGAAAATTCCGATAAACTAAAAAAACTCTTTACCGACGCCTATCTTAAAAACGAAAATCTTACCGATGCCATGCGTTTTTTGGTCAATGAGCTCTTTAAAGATGAAGGTTTAGTGATTATTGATGGAGACGATAAGGACTTAAAAACGCTCTTTAAACCGACCATGCAAAAGGAGATTATCGAGAATATTTCTTTTAAAAAGGCCGAAGAAACCATCGATGAAATCAACAAACTCGGAGCTAATTATAAAGTTCAGGTTAATCCAAGGGAAATAAACCTTTTTTACATCAAGGAGAATTTACGGGAACGCATTGTGGAACTAGAGGGCAAGTTTTACGTGAATGATTCAGATATGTCCTGGGACAAAGCAGGAATCATGCAGGAGTTAGATGCGCATCCAGAGCGTTTTAGTCCAAACGTAATTATGCGCCCGGTTTATCAAGAACAGATTTTACCTAATCTTTGCTATATCGGTGGAGGTGGAGAATTGGCGTATTGGCTTCAACTTAAATCGACTTTTAAAGCTTACGATATTACCTTTCCGTTTTTATTATTAAGAAACTCGGCCTTAATATTAACCGAGACTCATCTTAAAAAAATCGATAAGCTTAATGTAGAGGTGAAGGATTTATTTTTGAAGAATTCAGAATTAAGAACTTTGGTTACCAAAAGAGTATCAGAGATATCCCTTGATTTTTCTGAACAAAAACAACATTTAAAGAACCAATTTGAAGATTTATACAAACTGGCTGAAGAAACTGATGCTTCTTTTAAAGGTGCTGTTGCTGCTCAGCAGCGTAAACAGATAAAAGGTTTAGAAAATCTTGAAAAGCGTTTGCTGAAAGCACAAAAGCGAAAGGTGAGTGATTATTTAGAGCGAGTTACGGAAATTCAAAATGAATTATTCCCCAGTCATAGTCTGCAAGAGCGAAACTCGAATTTCTCCGAATTTTATATGAGATACGGTGAAGCCTTCAAACTAAAATTACTGCAAAATCTAGAACCTCTAAAATTCGAATTCCTGGTCCTAGAAATTTAAAAAATTAGGCGGCAGCTAAAACGGTTTTTAGAAATCAATCCTTATTTTTGCGCATGCAGCACGATAAGGTACTTATATTGGATTTTGGGTCACAGTATACCCAACTAATTGCAAGGAGAGTTAGGGAACTCAACATCTACTCAGAAATACATCCTTACAACAAACCACCAGAAAACATAAAGGAATACAAAGCGGTTATACTTTCGGGTAGCCCGTTTTCCGTGCGCGCAGAAAATGCTCCACATCCAAATCTAAAAGATATCAAAGGAAAGATTCCGCTATTAGGGGTGTGTTATGGCGCCCAATATTTGGCCCATTTTGGTGGAGGTGAAGTAGCGCCTTCCAATACTAGGGAATACGGCCGAGCAAATTTAAATACGGTGAGCAGCGATGATTTTCTAAGTGGTATTTCCGAAAATAGCCAAGTATGGATGAGCCACAGCGACACGATTAAAACGCTTCCGGAAAATTCGACTTTGCTAGCCAGTACTTCCGACGTAAAACATGCTGCTTATAAATTAAATGAAGAGCAGACCTATGGAATCCAATTTCATCCTGAAGTTTACCATACCACTGACGGAAAAAAACTTTTAGAAAACTTTTTAGTTAAGATCGCTAGAATCAATCAGGACTGGACCCCACAATCTTTTGTCGAGGAAACCGTTACTGACCTTAAGGAAAAACTTAAAGATGACAAGGTGGTCCTTGGCCTTAGTGGAGGCGTAGATTCTTCTGTGGCAGCCATGTTGTTGCACAAGGCAATTGGCAAAAATCTTTACTGCATATTTGTAAACAACGGATTATTAAGAAAAGATGAGTTTACCAATGTTCTTGAACAGTATGAAGGAATGGGCTTAAATGTAAAGGGTGTCGATGCTTCGGCACGTTTTTTGGATGCCTTGGAAAATGTTAGCGACCCAGAATTAAAGCGTAAAGCTATTGGCCGCGTGTTCATTGAAGTATTTGATGATGAAGCTCATAGGATTGAGGATGTAAAATGGTTGGCTCAGGGTACTATTTATCCAGATGTGATAGAAAGTGTTTCTGCAACCGGTGGGCCTTCTGCGACCATTAAAAGTCATCATAATGTTGGTGGTTTACCAGATTACATGAAGTTGAAAATCGTTGAGCCATTAAAATCCTTGTTTAAGGATGAGGTAAGACGTGTAGGCGCTTCGATGAATATGGCTGAAGATATTTTGAAACGTCATCCATTTCCAGGTCCTGGTTTAGCGATTAGGATTTTAGGAGAGATTACAAGAGAAAACGTTCGCATTTTACAAGAAGTTGATGCTATTTTTATAAATGGTTTAAAAACGTGGAATTTGTACGATGAAGTTTGGCAAGCGGGTGCTATATTATTACCGGTTAATTCGGTAGGTGTAATGGGAGATGAGCGGACTTACGAAAAATGTGTGGCGTTACGAGCGGTAGAAAGTACCGACGGAATGACCGCAGATTGGGTAAATTTACCCTATGAGTTTTTGCAAAAAACCTCCAATGATATTATTAACAAAGTAAAAGGTGTGAATAGGGTAGTTTATGATATTAGTTCTAAACCTCCCGCAACCATTGAATGGGAATAGTATTGCCCTAAAATAAATAGATCAATAGCAAAAATGAAAAGACTTTTTATAATTCTATGTTTCTCGGTGTGTTGTGCTCTACAAGTAAACGCGCAACAATATATTACTCACGAAGTAAAATCGGGAGAAACCATCGAAAGCATTGCCAAACAATATTCAGTCACCCCAAAAGATTTACTGGCTCTTAATCCAGATGCAAAAGACGGAGTTAAGAAGTATGACATCATTGTAATTCCTACTGCGAAGATGGACAAAGAAGCCAAAGAAGATTTGGTTTCGGACACAAGAGAGCTAGTTGGTTACACCACTCACAAAACCAAGAGAAAAGAAACACTATATAGCATCTCCAAAGAATATAATGTTTCTATTGATGAGATTAAAAAGCATAATACCTTTTTATACTCTAGCAATCTTAGGAAGAATGATAAAATCCGAATTCCTAAATATAAAACCGTTATAAGCACTTCGCCTTTAAATGCGGATACCAAATCTTATACAGTATTACCAAAGGAAGGAAAATGGAGAGTTGCTTATAAATTTGGATTAACTGTTCCTGAACTTGAAGCGTTGAATCCTGAAATGAGTGAAATTCTTCAACCTGGAGATAAATTAAACGTTCCAAATATTGCCAATAATAAAGAAAAAGTAGTAGAAGAAAATTACAATTATTACACTGTTCTTAAGAGTGAAGGCTATATGGCCTTAGAAAGAAAACTTGGATTGAATAAGGATGCATTAGTAAAGTTGAATCCGGGGCTAGAACATGATGGACTTAAATTGGGAATGGTCTTAAAAATTCCCAAGGATATTGAAGTTTTTGAAGCTCCTGAAAGTGTAAAGACGTCCAATCTCGCTTCTAGAATTACCAATTTTAAGCCTAAGAAAATAGGGTTGATGCTTCCTTACAGTCTTCATAAGATAGATGTGGATTCAGTATCAGATGCCAAGCGAGCTATTAGGGACAATATGCTTCTCTCTGTTTCTCTAGACTTTCAATCTGGAGTAATGATTGCTTTAGACTCTGCGAAACAACTTGGTATTTCCACAAATCTTAAAGTTTTCGATACAAGAAACCATTCTACAGGAGTATCAAAAATTTTGAGTGAGAACAATTTTGAAGATTACGACGCGGTAATCGGACCAATGATGGAAGTTCATTTTGATCGCATTGCAAACGAACTAAAACGTTTTGAAGTGCCTGCGATTTCGCCTTTAACGACACCATCAAATCTTTATTCTAATGTTTACCAAACCGTTCCTACCAAGGATGTTCTAGAAAAAACGATGATTGATTTTGTCAAAAAGGATTCAACTGCAAATATTATCATTGTTTCGGACTCCAAACACAAGCCTAGCAGCGATAGGATTAAAGCTGCGTTTCCTTCGGCTAAGCAAATTTTTGCCAAAAGAGATAAGGAAGGTAAAGAACAATTCTATATAACTATTGGGAGTTTAGAAAATGTGTTTAGAGAAGGTAAAAAGAATATCGTTTTCCTAGAATCAGAGCATGAAGGTTTTATTTCTAATGTTACGAGTATGGTTAATGGATTTAATACTGCGGATCAGGAAATCATACTAATGACAACCGATAAGAATAATGGTTTTGAAGGCGAATCTGTTTCTAACCTGCATCTTTCAAAATTAAAATTTCATTATCCATCGGTCAACCGTTCATTTAATACCGAAAGCCAGAATAGCTTTGTAAGAACTTACAAATCTATTTATGGAGTTGTTCCAAATAAATATGCTACCAGAGGTTTCGACTTAACCATGGATGTATTGTTGAGATTGTCTGTAGGGGAAAGTTTTTATGAATCTTCCCAAAACGATATCGAGACAGAATATGTCGAAAATAAGTTTAGATATGGCAAAAAGATGTTTGGGGGTTATGTGAATGAATCCGTTTACATCGTTCGCTACGATGACCTCGCGATTGTTCAAGTTCAGTAATTTCATATTTTTTTTAGATTAAATATTTAGTTTCAATAATGTAATTCACAATATTAGCGGCCATTCATCGTTTTTATTCTCACACAATTATTTAGAATATTTTTTCTTAAATCGTTCACTTATGCTAATAAAGGTCTTAGTCTTTGCTGTCTTCTTTTTGATTTTTAGTGGTGAAAAACCCGTTTCATGGAATAATCATTTCAAACTTTCTTGGAAGGATTTTAGAGGTGAAGCCAAGTCTAATACCAAGGCGGTAGCAGTAACTTCAAGTGGCATCACCTTTTCATATTCTTTAAAACGCACTAATGACAAAATCGTAGATTTTGAAACATTTGTACATGCGCATTTTTATCCCGAAAATTCTTGGTATAACAAAGAAAAGTCCGATGCCTATATCTTGGCTCACGAGCAACTGCATTTTGATATTACAGAACTTCACGTTAGAAAATTAAGAAAGAATTTAGCGGAGCTTAAAGTTTCCGAAAATCTTAAATCAGAACTTAATTCTCTGCATGAGAAAGCAAATTCTGAGCTGCGGACTATGCAATTGTTATATGATGAAGAAAGTAAGAATTCCATTGATGTCAACAATCAAAAGAAGTGGATAACCTTTGTCAATACTCAATTAGCTCTTTACAAGCAGTATAGCTCTAAGTAGACCAGTGGCGAGTAGAGAATTTCCTATTAAATTTTAATTCTCTATTATCTCTTCCATATCTTCTAGTATTGTCATTTCTTCTTTGTAAATTTGCAGGCGTTTACAAGCGCAATATGGCAACCAGCACAAAATATATATTTGTTACCGGAGGTGTAACTTCTTCTCTAGGAAAAGGTATCATCGCCGCCTCTTTGGCGAAACTTCTGCAAGCGCAAGGTTACCGTACAACTATCCAGAAATTAGACCCTTATATCAACGTAGATCCAGGTACTTTAAATCCTTATGAGCATGGCGAATGCTATGTTACGGACGACGGCGCAGAAACGGATTTAGACCTTGGACATTACGAACGTTTTTTAAATGTTCCTACTAGCCAGTCTAATAACGTAACCACCGGAAGAATTTATCAAAGCGTTATTGAAAAAGAACGTAGAGGTGAATTTCTGGGCAAGACCGTTCAGGTGATTCCGCATATTACGGATGAAATTAAGGAGCGCATCCAACTTTTGGGTCTTTCTGGTGAATATGATATCGTAATTACCGAAATCGGTGGTACCGTCGGGGATATTGAATCCTTACCTTATATTGAAGCAGTTAGACAGTTAAGATGGGATTTAGGAGAGCATAATGCACTCGTCATACATCTTACACTTATACCTTTTTTATCCGCTGCCGGCGAACTTAAAACAAAACCGACTCAACATAGCGTAAAAACTTTGATGGAAAGTGGGGTACAAGCAGATGTACTGGTCTGCCGTACCGAACACGAACTTCCTGAAGATTTACGGAGTAAATTAGCTCTTTTCTGCAATGTTAGACAAGAAGCGGTTATTCAATCGATTGATGCGTCTACTATTTACGACGTGCCTAAATTGATGCAAGAACAAGAACTAGATAAAGTTGTTCTTAAGAAATTAGATTTACCCTGGTCAGAACCAAATTTAGATAGATGGAATGTCTTTCTAGACCGTCATAAAAATCCTAAGGGCGAGGTAACTATTGGTCTTATTGGTAAATATGTAGAGTTACAGGATTCATACAAATCAATTCTAGAATCATTTATTCATGCCGGCGCGGAAAATGAAGTGAGAGTGAAAGTTCAAGCCATTCATTCAGAATACCTAACTCCTAAAAACGCAAAAGAAAAACTAAGTCATTTACATGGGGTGCTTGTAGCACCAGGATTTGGTGAAAGAGGTATCGAAGGTAAGATTGATGCTATTCGCTATGTGAGAGAGAATAATATTCCGTTTTTTGGGGTCTGTTTAGGGATGCAGATGGCAGTTATTGAATACGCTAGAAATGTAATGGGATTAAAAACGGCCAATTCGACCGAGATGGATCCCGAAACAGAATTTCCGGTGATTGATTTAATGGAATCCCAAAAATCAATTCAGGATAAAGGCGGCACGATGAGATTGGGAGCTTGGGAATGTAAATTGAAAGATGGAAGCAAGGTCCGTGAAATTTACGGCAACGAAACCATCATGGAGCGTCACAGACACCGTTATGAGCTTAATAATCTATACAAGGAAGACTTAGAAAATGCAGGGATGGTCGCAACCGGTTTTAATCCAGAAACCAATCTGGTCGAAATCGTTGAGATTCCCGATCACGATTGGTTTGTAGGCGTGCAGTACCATCCAGAATATAAAAGTACCGTAGCGAATCCACATCCTCTTTTCGTGGCATTTGTAAAAGCTGCACTTAATTATAAAAACGAGTCTAAGGGTGTCACTATGGCACAAAAACAATAATGGTCGCATAATTGTTTGCTACGACCCCGACTAACTACGTACAATTGATTTGTCTTTAAATGGAAGAAAAAAAATTTGATCTAAATTCTTTAATAGGATTTATACTGATCTTTGGAATAATGTTATTCTGGTTTTACAAAAATCAGCCAACTCCCGAAGAACTTGAAGAACAGGAAAGAGCAAAACAAGAACAGGTTGAAGCAGAGCGTCAGGACTCAAATCCTGAAGATACCAAGCAAGTCACTACTAACGACTTTCGCAACCAGCCAGCTTCAGATTCAATAAGAAATATTCAACTTCAAAATACAGTAGGCTCCTTTGCTTACGCTTCAAATTTACCTTCCGCAACAGACAAGGAAACCGGTGTAGAAACGGAATTCTTCAAATTAAAATTTAGCAATAAAGGGGGTTACCTTTCTGAGGTTGTACTTAAAAAATATGTCGATTACGATTCCTTGCCGATTTACTTGGTTAAAGATGGCAATACCAGATTCAACCTTACTTTCGGAACTACTGATAACAGAACTTTAAATACTCAAGACCAATATTTTCAACCAACAGTTACGGAGAATGGCGAAAATACCATCGTTTCGATGAAGCTCAAAACTTCTGAAAGCGATTTTCTGGAATATCGATACGTGATTAGGCCAGCGGATTACATGATAGATTTCTCTATTATATCGCAAGGTTTAGATGATGTATTGAATAGTTCGCAAGACATCGTTCTAGATTGGGAGATGAAAGGCCTTCGACATGATAAGAGTATTTCCTATGAAAATCGATATACGCGATTAACCTACCAGCATGACGATAGAAATAAAGTAGACAAACTTGATCAAGGTGGGGAAGATGAAGAAATTGAAGAAGATGTTAACTGGATTTCTTTCCGTCAGCATTTCTTTAGTTCTATACTTATCGCAGATAAGCCACTAAAAAAAGCCAATCTCGCCTCGGTAGATCTTGTCGAGGACGAAGATATTGATACCGTTTTTACCAAGCATTATTTGGCGAAAATGCCTTTGAGTCTACAAGCTGGAAACTTAAACAGAAATCTTAAATTTTACTACGGTCCTACGGATAGTAAAATCCTAAAAAAATATGATGAAGATTTAGAGAAGAGCATCCCGTTTGGTTGGGGAATCTTTGGCT
Encoded here:
- a CDS encoding CarboxypepD_reg-like domain-containing protein, which gives rise to MKFIRIRFNIKSQLLLITLVLILGVSCQSFALFQNTESDQSYTEFTGEIEDAENGDELVFADLEIENTNIRTVTNTEGEFLLKIPNEYLDRNLIISYLGFEKLTVKISELKKEDNKFSLTRLVTNLGEVNINIPKSAGEIVTEMLKRKDINYLNQSTLMTAFYRETIKKRRQNASLAEAVVDVYKQPYNSDRTDKVILLKSRKSTNYSKLDTIALKLQGGPFNTLYSDLIKYQEFVFSDDFLDVYDFKMENSTRIDNRLVYVISFKQKPQILSPLYFGKIYVDAATYALNSAIYDLNVENEELAANLFVQRKPRRVSVFPTEAKYRVDYKNKDGKWYYGYSNIQLTFKVDWKGKLFNSVYTLNSEMVITDWEMNSTDTNKVKNQLRPSVILADEASGFQDPEFWGEYNIIEPEKSIEQAIRKINRQTDRSK
- a CDS encoding Zinc carboxypeptidase, with protein sequence MKSFLFVLTLYFFSLSPTFSQSITSPSDFLGYEIGTQFSRHSQVVDYFKEVAEEMPNQVKLVNYGETYERRPLYVAYVSSEENMRNIETIRENNLKRAGLLDGSPSSNEVAIVWLSYNVHGNEASSTEASMNTLYKLLTEKQEWLKNVLVIIDPCINPDGRDRYANWYNETKSTPYDTDPQASEHNEPWPGGRPNHYLFDLNRDWAWATQIESQSRLKIYNKWLPQVHVDFHEQGINAPYYFAPAAEPYHEIITDWQREFQTKIGKNNASYFDKNGWLYFTKERFDLLYPSYGDTYPMYMGAIGMTFEQAGHGRGGLGIITDEGVELSLKDRVAHHTTTGLSTVEVASQNVEQLNTQFKNFFDTSSLKNRSYVLRGNPDKIAAVADLLKRHEIKYGFSSKGKSTGYNYSTNKSGSFETTSADLVVSVDQPKGKMVKVLFEPDAMLSDSLTYDITAWSLPYAYGLDGIQSEKIIGTQTTTVNSVINSENKSSTAYILNWTSLNDGKFLAELVNSDFRVRFTEKPFSSDGVAFNRGSLIITRGDNKKIEDFDSKLVSIANAHNRTLHAATSGFATAGPDFGSPDIKLINKQKVAMLSGKYTSSLSYGALWHFFEQQLKYPVTSINTDDLDDVDLGKYNVLIMPNGYYGGLMKEPIMEKIKDFVKGGGKLVAIDGALNSFVDKEGFNLKNKKKPETDEDKKDSTKNLVPYADREREYAKNLITGAIFKTKLDNTHPMAFGYPDYYFTLKLGNDSYSLLDRGYNVGYLAEGAKSVSGFTGSEAIKNLGETVVFGEERMGSGSFIYFVDDVLFRSFWENGKLFLVNSIFFVNNNAFEL
- a CDS encoding bacillithiol biosynthesis cysteine-adding enzyme BshC, which translates into the protein MPSDSIPFKETNYFSQIICDYLDEKPELNPFYNQFPRLENFKLQIEEKAKNYDQEFREVLVKSLHNQYRDVSTSDLTKSHIESLSNNNTYTIVTGHQLNLFTGPLYFFYKIISTINLCKILKLKYPTSNFVPIYWMATEDHDFEEINYFNFEGKKVQWNRDASGPVGHLKLLGLDEIFKVFSKHLNDSENSDKLKKLFTDAYLKNENLTDAMRFLVNELFKDEGLVIIDGDDKDLKTLFKPTMQKEIIENISFKKAEETIDEINKLGANYKVQVNPREINLFYIKENLRERIVELEGKFYVNDSDMSWDKAGIMQELDAHPERFSPNVIMRPVYQEQILPNLCYIGGGGELAYWLQLKSTFKAYDITFPFLLLRNSALILTETHLKKIDKLNVEVKDLFLKNSELRTLVTKRVSEISLDFSEQKQHLKNQFEDLYKLAEETDASFKGAVAAQQRKQIKGLENLEKRLLKAQKRKVSDYLERVTEIQNELFPSHSLQERNSNFSEFYMRYGEAFKLKLLQNLEPLKFEFLVLEI
- a CDS encoding GMP synthase (glutamine-hydrolysing) translates to MQHDKVLILDFGSQYTQLIARRVRELNIYSEIHPYNKPPENIKEYKAVILSGSPFSVRAENAPHPNLKDIKGKIPLLGVCYGAQYLAHFGGGEVAPSNTREYGRANLNTVSSDDFLSGISENSQVWMSHSDTIKTLPENSTLLASTSDVKHAAYKLNEEQTYGIQFHPEVYHTTDGKKLLENFLVKIARINQDWTPQSFVEETVTDLKEKLKDDKVVLGLSGGVDSSVAAMLLHKAIGKNLYCIFVNNGLLRKDEFTNVLEQYEGMGLNVKGVDASARFLDALENVSDPELKRKAIGRVFIEVFDDEAHRIEDVKWLAQGTIYPDVIESVSATGGPSATIKSHHNVGGLPDYMKLKIVEPLKSLFKDEVRRVGASMNMAEDILKRHPFPGPGLAIRILGEITRENVRILQEVDAIFINGLKTWNLYDEVWQAGAILLPVNSVGVMGDERTYEKCVALRAVESTDGMTADWVNLPYEFLQKTSNDIINKVKGVNRVVYDISSKPPATIEWE